A genome region from Syntrophales bacterium includes the following:
- the vsr gene encoding DNA mismatch endonuclease Vsr: MTDVVDSETRSRMMSGIRGKDTRPELEIRHQLHRLGFRYRLHDKQLPGKPDIVLKKYHAVIFVHGCFWHRHNCHLFKWPKTRPEFWKEKINRNHENDLKALQKLKSSGWRVCIVWECSIKGAEKNIQEIAKTIARWLKSNKPVLEISE; encoded by the coding sequence ATGACGGATGTAGTTGATTCGGAAACACGTAGCAGGATGATGTCTGGTATCCGAGGGAAGGATACCAGACCTGAACTGGAAATTAGACACCAATTACACAGGCTTGGATTCCGATACAGGCTTCATGACAAGCAGTTACCAGGGAAACCGGATATCGTCCTAAAAAAATACCATGCAGTAATATTTGTACACGGTTGTTTTTGGCACCGACATAACTGCCATTTGTTTAAATGGCCAAAGACACGCCCAGAGTTCTGGAAGGAAAAAATCAATCGCAACCACGAAAATGACCTTAAAGCACTTCAGAAGCTCAAATCCTCTGGCTGGCGAGTATGTATAGTCTGGGAATGCTCAATAAAGGGTGCTGAGAAGAATATACAAGAAATTGCAAAAACCATAGCGCGTTGGTTGAAAAGCAATAAACCCGTGCTGGAGATTTCAGAGTGA